A genomic window from Coccinella septempunctata chromosome 9, icCocSept1.1, whole genome shotgun sequence includes:
- the LOC123320874 gene encoding basic helix-loop-helix transcription factor scleraxis-like isoform X1 produces MEFVQCDQRLFLNVDQCSTSRRKGKNRGLIKSDIPAPPRQRNQANARERDRTQRFATEKLTVFSKNSKRNDGVNTAFSILRTLIPTEPKDRKLSKIETLRLASSYISHLGTQLITGSADQPCLQMFKSSGEEHNFNRSQVCTFCMAGKKISKLCHVDDAYQNINGEHQFYFDPNSESIVLTENLPNYNQTYLI; encoded by the exons ATGGAATTTGTACAATGCGATCAACGTCTCTTTTTGAACGTGGACCAATGTTCTACGAGTAGGAGGAAGGGTAAGAATCGCGGGTTGATCAAAAGTGACATACCTGCACCACCAAGGCAGAGGAATCAGGCAAACGCCAGAGAAAGGGACAGAACGCAAAG ATTTGCTACAGAGAAACTGACTgtgttttcgaaaaattcgaaaaggaATGATGG TGTAAACACTGCGTTCTCTATACTAAGGACTCTAATACCTACCGAACCCAAGGATAGAAAATTGAGCAAAATAGAGACCCTTAGACTAGCATCCAGCTACATATCACACTTAGGAACTCAACTTATCACAG GTTCTGCAGACCAACCTTGTCTCCAGATGTTCAAATCTAGTGGTGAAGAACACAATTTCAACAGATCGCAAGTCTGTACTTTCTGTATGGCCGGAAAGAAAATTTCA AAACTATGTCATGTGGACGATGCATATCAAAATATCAACGGCGAACACCAGTTTTACTTCGATCCAAACTCAGAATCAATTGTTCTAACCGAAAATCTACCTAATTATAATCAGACTTATCTGATTTGA
- the LOC123320874 gene encoding basic helix-loop-helix transcription factor scleraxis-like isoform X3, protein MEFVQCDQRLFLNVDQCSTSRRKGKNRGLIKSDIPAPPRQRNQANARERDRTQRTLIPTEPKDRKLSKIETLRLASSYISHLGTQLITGSADQPCLQMFKSSGEEHNFNRSQVCTFCMAGKKISKLCHVDDAYQNINGEHQFYFDPNSESIVLTENLPNYNQTYLI, encoded by the exons ATGGAATTTGTACAATGCGATCAACGTCTCTTTTTGAACGTGGACCAATGTTCTACGAGTAGGAGGAAGGGTAAGAATCGCGGGTTGATCAAAAGTGACATACCTGCACCACCAAGGCAGAGGAATCAGGCAAACGCCAGAGAAAGGGACAGAACGCAAAG GACTCTAATACCTACCGAACCCAAGGATAGAAAATTGAGCAAAATAGAGACCCTTAGACTAGCATCCAGCTACATATCACACTTAGGAACTCAACTTATCACAG GTTCTGCAGACCAACCTTGTCTCCAGATGTTCAAATCTAGTGGTGAAGAACACAATTTCAACAGATCGCAAGTCTGTACTTTCTGTATGGCCGGAAAGAAAATTTCA AAACTATGTCATGTGGACGATGCATATCAAAATATCAACGGCGAACACCAGTTTTACTTCGATCCAAACTCAGAATCAATTGTTCTAACCGAAAATCTACCTAATTATAATCAGACTTATCTGATTTGA
- the LOC123320870 gene encoding protein amnionless-like: MGAIVKFYVFWLCFYRLFRENSAEEHTKVWKPDNDLFKRLNWVDPNSEENCRKVEFAPINNGQIYITKLAAVEYVLPLTGKLEFAEGGSMKVVDAGSDMKTNCLKLKPLMSHDYLDPRNWDSDVADNPAVPDREKLPCRDDHIVFRSLNTSSVDFDSLRDDHIVSRFTAGDYTSSDHEVVDVTLLARLIISERKCRNPAGCVCNDERNFICGPPKKSECMDPVFPKGFCHPICGAFTVFKPKRGFSLKKLEDALKDYSDVYTHVSKIDDDVIQLVFAEKEYSGDSAVYAEDFYEKLQEKSEEFKITDLGNLKKSGSRTTGNASLFTVLLSSLLFVCGIFGLVFCLYGDRRWLTNLRFRTPTTFPLTSTYRARFSSREDESGLIFDTQSIAGSVLNLRQSFDNPMFGDASAVKENTDEQKIDTVEEKPAEKNDPLFDLKKLNEELHEEIGSNLVKDLQESLNFSAGPDYPPLIEVEEIDED, from the exons ATGGGTGCAATCGTGAAGTTTTACGTGTTCTGGCTGTGTTTTTACCGTCTTTTCAGAGAGA ACTCCGCAGAAGAACACACGAAAGTTTGGAAACCGGATAACGACCTATTTAAGAGGTTGAACTGGGTGGACCccaattctgaagaaaattgcAGAAAAGTCGAATTTGCGCCTATAAACAACGGTCAGATTTACATAACCAAACTTGCTGCAGTCGAGTACGTGCTCCCTTTAACAGGGAAATTAGAATTCGCCGAAGGAGGTTCGATGAAAGTCGTGGATGCTGGCAGCGATATGAAAACGAACT GTTTGAAACTGAAGCCGCTGATGAGCCACGATTACTTAGATCCGAGGAACTGGGACAGTGACGTGGCGGACAATCCCGCTGTTCCCGATAGGGAGAAGTTGCCCTGTAGGGATGATCACATAGTATTCCGAAGTCTGAACACTTCTTCAGTCGATTTCGATAGTTTAAGGGACGATCACATAGTATCGCGTTTCACGGCTGGAGATTACACTAGTTCTGACCATGAGGTTGTGG ATGTCACACTTCTCGCTCGCCTCATCATCTCCGAGAGGAAGTGTCGCAATCCAGCTGGCTGTGTTTGCAACGACGAAAGGAACTTCATCTGTGGCCCACCGAAGAAAAGTGAATGTATGGACCCTGTCTTTCCTAAGGGGTTCTGCCATCCAATTTGTG GTGCGTTCACTGTCTTCAAACCTAAGCGAGGTTTTTCTTTGAAGAAACTCGAAGATGCCTTGAAGGATTACAGTGACGTATACACTCACGTGAGCAAAATAGACGACGATGTTATTCAATTGGTTTTCGCAGAGAAGGAATACTCTGGAGATAGCGCGGTATATGCCGAAGATTTTTATGAAAAGTTGCAAGAAA AATCCGAAGAGTTCAAAATAACCGACTTGGGGAACTTGAAAAAGTCCGGATCACGAACGACCGGCAACGCATCTCTGTTCACTGTTCTCCTCTCGAGCTTGCTCTTCGTTTGTGGCATTTTCGGCCTTGTTTTTTGCCTCTATGGCGACAGGAGATGGCTGACCAACCTCAG ATTCAGAACGCCAACCACCTTCCCTCTCACTTCTACCTACAGGGCGAGATTCAGCAGTAGGGAAGATGAGAGTGGTCTAATTTTCGACACACAATCGATCGCAGGATCGGTCTTGAATTTACGTCAATCTTTCGATAATCCCATGTTTGGCGATGCGTCAGCTGTTAAAGAAAACACAGACGAGCAGAAA ATTGATACCGTAGAGGAAAAACCGGCAGAGAAAAACGACCCACTTTTCGATTTGAAGAAGCTGAACGAAGAACTCCACGAGGAGATAGGTTCGAACCTGGTGAAAGATCTGCAGGAATCTTTGAATTTTAGTGCAGGTCCAGACTATCCGCCACTCATTGAAGTTGAAGAAATCGATGAGGATTGA
- the LOC123320874 gene encoding basic helix-loop-helix transcription factor scleraxis-like isoform X2: protein MEFVQCDQRLFLNVDQCSTSRRKGKNRGLIKSDIPAPPRQRNQANARERDRTQSVNTAFSILRTLIPTEPKDRKLSKIETLRLASSYISHLGTQLITGSADQPCLQMFKSSGEEHNFNRSQVCTFCMAGKKISKLCHVDDAYQNINGEHQFYFDPNSESIVLTENLPNYNQTYLI, encoded by the exons ATGGAATTTGTACAATGCGATCAACGTCTCTTTTTGAACGTGGACCAATGTTCTACGAGTAGGAGGAAGGGTAAGAATCGCGGGTTGATCAAAAGTGACATACCTGCACCACCAAGGCAGAGGAATCAGGCAAACGCCAGAGAAAGGGACAGAACGCAAAG TGTAAACACTGCGTTCTCTATACTAAGGACTCTAATACCTACCGAACCCAAGGATAGAAAATTGAGCAAAATAGAGACCCTTAGACTAGCATCCAGCTACATATCACACTTAGGAACTCAACTTATCACAG GTTCTGCAGACCAACCTTGTCTCCAGATGTTCAAATCTAGTGGTGAAGAACACAATTTCAACAGATCGCAAGTCTGTACTTTCTGTATGGCCGGAAAGAAAATTTCA AAACTATGTCATGTGGACGATGCATATCAAAATATCAACGGCGAACACCAGTTTTACTTCGATCCAAACTCAGAATCAATTGTTCTAACCGAAAATCTACCTAATTATAATCAGACTTATCTGATTTGA
- the LOC123320869 gene encoding uncharacterized protein LOC123320869 yields the protein MAMNLFKTTGGGRFYTKVILLALLWGLAVLTIMELRQMDLDVPVPHLNSRFLLQKRFDPYTSATTERYDIDPSIDRRPSPSEDMLVEDIQKRMPNLPIVYWNKNKNKPMGFNKTCAKFPSMFELEFNNIYWQTLRSSNGTFQFFGAYLDNRANNRLGPTVRILGMIDRIEPTVKTFCQFWFDGKKEPVIVKTFEYKYVWYKKWGNYKQGIYQPYLIACVLPQGYKQKIPQSVSVVEKSCDNATNNLRVIYNKPEQKKDFAVCVKGLDFLHEDLSVRLVEWIELLNVLGADKIFFYELQIHPNITKVLKHYENEGKVELTPLILAGGQPNAPSFQHLYLTKKTNHKRQNELIPYNDCFYKHMYEYKYIALLDIDEVIMPKDALNWKELMNIVLPKALKINKEERASYNVRNVYFLDDLIHNHGWFKEMPKYMHMLQHVYRTKNFTKPGQYVKCFHNTEKVLTLHNHFPLSCLGAGCTSYPIEVEDAQLHHYRADCVKTLKKSCEEFRKTSVMDTTIWKYKDVLIQRVGTTLRTLGFFNTDRESGKR from the coding sequence ATGGCGATGAACCTATTCAAGACAACCGGCGGTGGCAGATTCTACACCAAGGTGATCCTGCTCGCCCTGCTATGGGGCTTGGCCGTCCTGACAATCATGGAACTACGACAGATGGACCTCGACGTGCCAGTGCCGCACCTCAACAGCAGATTCCTGCTCCAGAAACGCTTCGACCCCTACACCAGCGCCACCACCGAACGCTACGACATCGACCCCTCCATTGACCGAAGACCCAGTCCCTCTGAAGACATGCTGGTCGAGGACATCCAGAAGAGGATGCCCAACCTGCCCATCGTCTACTGGAACAAGAACAAGAACAAACCGATGGGTTTCAACAAGACCTGCGCCAAGTTTCCCAGCATGTTCGAGCTTGAGTTCAACAACATCTACTGGCAGACGCTGAGGAGCTCAAACGGCACCTTCCAGTTCTTCGGCGCCTACCTGGATAACAGGGCCAACAACCGGCTAGGGCCCACCGTCAGGATACTGGGTATGATCGACCGTATCGAGCCCACGGTGAAGACCTTCTGTCAGTTTTGGTTCGATGGGAAGAAAGAACCGGTCATCGTGAAGACCTTCGAGTACAAATACGTCTGGTACAAGAAATGGGGCAACTACAAACAGGGCATTTACCAGCCGTACCTCATAGCCTGCGTGTTACCTCAAGGGTACAAACAGAAGATCCCCCAGTCTGTTTCGGTCGTAGAAAAAAGCTGCGACAACGCCACTAACAACCTTAGAGTCATCTACAACAAGCCTGAACAAAAGAAAGACTTCGCAGTATGCGTTAAAGGTCTTGATTTCCTTCACGAAGACTTGTCTGTGAGGCTGGTGGAATGGATAGAGCTTCTAAACGTACTTGGTGCTGATAAAATCTTCTTCTACGAACTCCAAATCCACCCCAACATCACCAAAGTCCTGAAACACTACGAGAATGAAGGAAAAGTCGAGCTGACACCTTTGATACTGGCTGGAGGTCAACCAAACGCTCCAAGCTTCCAACACTTGTACTTAACCAAGAAAACCAACCATAAAAGACAGAACGAATTGATACCCTACAACGACTGCTTCTACAAGCACATGTACGAATACAAATACATAGCTCTTTTGGACATTGACGAGGTGATAATGCCCAAAGACGCTTTGAACTGGAAGGAACTGATGAACATAGTGCTTCCTAAAGCCTTGAAGATCAACAAGGAAGAAAGGGCGTCCTATAACGTCAGAAACGTGTACTTTTTGGACGACCTCATCCACAACCACGGTTGGTTCAAGGAAATGCCCAAATACATGCACATGCTGCAGCACGTTTACAGAACGAAGAATTTCACGAAACCCGGACAGTACGTCAAGTGTTTCCACAACACTGAAAAGGTTCTGACCTTGCACAACCACTTCCCCCTCTCCTGTTTAGGAGCCGGTTGCACTTCCTACCCTATAGAAGTAGAGGACGCCCAACTGCACCACTACAGGGCAGATTGCGTGAAGACCTTGAAGAAGAGCTGTGAAGAATTCCGGAAAACAAGTGTCATGGACACGACCATTTGGAAATACAAGGACGTTTTGATACAGAGAGTCGGTACAACGTTAAGGACATTGGGTTTTTTCAACACAGACAGAGAAAGCGGTAAACGATGA